One stretch of Chaetodon auriga isolate fChaAug3 chromosome 18, fChaAug3.hap1, whole genome shotgun sequence DNA includes these proteins:
- the LOC143335884 gene encoding testis development-related protein, with protein sequence MFKKSKSKVLVDYASEEDDMSWHYHHSYKDKDIEGEEEEEDAVSAVSKEAKVKKIMSKKERKEKKMFSSKDDEHFLLTGVKLADRRGSHKKIKDDEKEKEKKDKPEKGHCFWESVTMTMRQISPTKKLEKMEGWEPPHLENLTDTGTDAPEDKNQKGDSPVSFADSLGLPLELASWAGRGLEEDSSRYANLSDSKDSTAAVRWTARAKVKLAGISRMSRGIVSESAWEGFK encoded by the exons ATGTTCAAGAAAAGCAAGAGTAAAGTGCTGGTGGATTATGCGTCAGAGGAAGACGACATGTCCTGGCACTACCATCACTCCTACAAG gacAAAGACatagaaggagaggaagaggaggaggacgctGTCTCTGCAGTCTCCAAG GAGGCCAAGGTGAAGAAGATCATGTccaagaaagagaggaaggaaaagaaaatgttctcCTCTAAAGATGACGAGCACTTCTTGTTGACCGGGGTCAAGCTGGCTGACCGCAGAGG GTCTCACAAGAAAATCAAGGATGatgagaaggagaaggaaaagaaggacAAACCAGAGAAGGGCCACTGTTTCTGGGAGAGCGTCACCATGACAATGAGGCAAATCTCACCCACCAAAAAACTGGAGAAGATGGAGGGCTGGGAGCCGCCTCACCTGGAGAACTTGACTGACACTGGGACTGACGCCCCAGAGGACAAGAACCAGAAAGGGGACTCGCCAGTGTCCTTCGCCGACTCTCTAGGCCTTCCGTTGGAATTGGCCTCCTGGGCGGGCCGGGGTCTTGAGGAGGACTCCTCCCGCTATGCTAACCTGTCGGACTCCAAGGATTCAACAGCTGCCGTCAGGTGGACAGCCCGCGCCAAAGTCAAGCTGGCCGGCATCAGCAGGATGAGCAGAGGGATTGTGTCAGAGAGCGCTTGGGAGGGCTTTAAATAG